In the Candidatus Peregrinibacteria bacterium genome, one interval contains:
- a CDS encoding O-antigen ligase family protein — MSLRNLNLGILTFLFIFLPFHAFLMNVFQGIFLYVDVPFPLWIAAWKEILIVIFALALAILIFQKKIPFPKFDTLDGVITLYIVWALSTGFFRWGILDIERTIFGAKYSLLFLIFFLLVRHFPLKEEERNKFFHYFLGVAAITFFFGVFQKFLPQDFLVHFGYSPVFSDFAPGGPTSYCQMISFTNTCRLQSFFSGPNDFSAFLMFTLPLFFFLVLHPFHRKKEIQKNAPLRAFGATMFLIGIFDLVFAYSRSAWAGAIVSLTLGFIILFREKQWFKKTFWSLISLALVAFVSLSFFAHEFFEKVIIRISSNQGHFERSRDGILHILLHPFGTGLGDSGPASARFYANETGFIPESWYLQVGIDTGFPGLILFFMILFLLGKRLFQIHDWRGQALMCGLLGISIMAILLHSWESASVSLTFWGLAGILLSPTEKSGFFTKVKRFFTSFSQKIFRKFS; from the coding sequence GTGTCTCTCCGCAACCTCAATCTCGGCATCCTCACTTTTCTCTTCATTTTCCTTCCTTTTCACGCATTTCTCATGAATGTGTTTCAGGGAATTTTTCTGTACGTGGATGTTCCTTTTCCTCTCTGGATTGCGGCGTGGAAAGAAATTCTCATTGTTATTTTTGCTCTTGCTCTCGCGATTCTTATTTTTCAAAAAAAAATTCCATTCCCAAAATTTGACACTCTCGATGGAGTGATTACTCTGTACATCGTGTGGGCTCTATCTACAGGATTCTTTCGATGGGGAATTTTGGATATTGAGCGGACAATTTTTGGAGCAAAATATTCACTATTATTTTTGATATTTTTCTTACTCGTTCGTCATTTTCCACTGAAAGAAGAAGAGCGGAACAAATTTTTTCATTATTTTCTCGGCGTGGCTGCAATTACATTTTTCTTTGGAGTCTTTCAAAAATTTCTTCCGCAGGATTTTCTCGTTCATTTCGGGTATTCTCCCGTATTTAGTGATTTCGCTCCGGGAGGACCGACATCCTACTGCCAAATGATTTCCTTTACGAACACGTGTCGACTCCAATCTTTTTTCAGCGGTCCTAACGATTTTTCAGCGTTTTTGATGTTTACGCTTCCACTTTTCTTTTTTCTTGTCCTTCATCCGTTTCATCGGAAAAAAGAAATCCAAAAAAATGCTCCACTTCGTGCATTCGGCGCAACGATGTTTCTCATAGGAATTTTTGATCTGGTCTTTGCGTATTCCAGGTCGGCATGGGCTGGGGCGATAGTTTCCCTCACTCTCGGATTTATCATTCTTTTTCGTGAAAAACAGTGGTTCAAGAAGACATTTTGGAGTTTGATTTCGCTTGCTCTTGTTGCATTTGTTTCACTCTCCTTCTTCGCTCATGAATTCTTTGAAAAGGTTATCATACGCATTTCTTCAAATCAGGGACATTTCGAGAGAAGTAGGGATGGAATTCTTCATATCCTTCTGCATCCGTTTGGTACGGGACTCGGAGATTCAGGTCCCGCATCTGCTAGATTTTATGCAAATGAAACTGGATTTATTCCGGAAAGTTGGTATTTACAAGTGGGAATTGATACTGGATTTCCGGGGTTAATTCTCTTTTTTATGATTCTTTTTTTGCTCGGGAAGAGACTCTTTCAGATTCATGATTGGCGAGGACAGGCACTTATGTGTGGCCTTCTTGGTATTTCGATCATGGCGATACTGCTCCACTCATGGGAAAGTGCGAGTGTTTCTCTCACATTTTGGGGTCTTGCGGGAATTCTCCTTTCTCCAACAGAAAAATCAGGATTTTTTACAAAAGTGAAGAGATTTTTTACATCTTTCTCACAAAAAATTTTTCGAAAATTTTCGTAG